The genomic region GCCGGCCCGCCGGCCCAGCGCACGTGCAGGCCGCGCACGATCGGGTCGACGAGCCGCCGGGAGACGTACGCCTCCACCGCCGCGGCCCGGGCGAGCGCCCCCAGGTCGTTGACGTGCCCGGTCCGACCGTCCGGAAGCCGGCCGAGGATCTCGCGGAACGCGACCGGCCCGGGCTCCTCCGGGTCGCCGGGCTCGGACGCCTCCCCGGCCGCCGCGGCGTACCCGCGTGCGTCGAGCACGTACTCCACGATCCGGCGACCGTGGTCGGCGGCCCGCAGCGTCGGCGACTCGACCCGCAGGACCGGCAGTCCGACCGCCGCGCTCACCGCGCTCTTCATCCGTTCGGCGCGCTGCGCGGCCGAGCCGGCCGGCGCGGCCGGACCGATCTCCACCGCGACGAGGGGACGGCCGGTGTCGGCGGAGCAGACCACGAGGTCGAATCCCTCCCGGCTGGCCGTGCTCCACTGGTGGCCGGTGATGCCCGGCGGACGACCCTGCACCAGCTCGCCGAGGCGGTGCCCGGCGTGCACCCGGTGCCCGGCGCGGGTGAGCACGGCGGTCCGCCCGCCCGCCGGGGGCAGCGCCCGCAGCCAGGCGCCGTCGTCACTGGTGCTCGTCATCTGCCTGATCCATCCGCCGGTCGGTCGAACGGGCCCGAGTGTAGGCGGTGGATCATGGTGGCCACCGCGCCGGGCGCTCGCCACGCCGAGGAGGAACCCGGGGTCGAGCTGTGACGTGGATCACAGCCGCTCGGACGTTCCAGGTCCTCCGCGCGGTGTATCCAGACCGACGCGCCGGTAGCGGATCGGCGCCGGGAGGTGTCATGTCGCGACAGCAGTTCGGCTTCCTCGCCGGCTTCCTGGTCGTGGCGGTCTGGGCGGCGGCCGGTATCGGGGTTGCCGCCCTCGCCGTGCTGGCCGGCCTGTTCGGCTGGCTCGTCGTCCGGGTCCTGGACGGGGACCTCGCGGTGACCGGGCTCGGCGACCGGGTCCGCCCGGCCCGACGCCGGTAGCGCCGGGACGGGAGCGCCCGATGACCGATCGGACCGACCGCGGCCACACCCGGATCAACCCGGAGGCGGTCGCCCGGGTCGCCGCACACGCCGCCCGGCAGGTGCCCGGCGTGTACGCGCTGGTGCCCGTACCCGCCCGGCCGCACGGGGTGGCGGTCCGCCTCGATGACCACGTAGCGAGCGTCGACGTCGACCTGGTCGCCTGGTACGGCCGGAGTGTGCTGGCGGTCGCCGACGCGGTCCGCGACGCGGTGATCGACCGGGTGCGGGCGTCGACTGGCCTGGCCGTGCGGGAGGTGACCGTCACGGTGGACGACCTGGTCGTGCCCGGCCCGGACGTACCGGTGCCGCGATGACGGGCCGGGCCTGAGGTGCGTACCGCCAACCGGCTGGCCACGCTGCTGCTGGCAACCGCCCTGCTCGGCGCCGGCGCGCTGGTGGTGGTGGAGGGGCTGCTGGCCGTGGCGGGGCGCGCCCCGCTGCTCGTCGACCGCGCCCGCTGGGCCAGGGCGCTCGGCGCCACCCGATGGGACGACCCGGCGGTGCGGGCCAGTGCGGTGGCGCTCATCCTCGTCGGTCTGGCCGTCCTCGCCGCCGAACTGCGCCGGTGGTCGCCCCGCCGGCTGGACGCCGGCGAGGGGTGGCACCTGCACCGGAGATCGGTCGAGCGCCGGCTGGCCGTCGCCGTGCGGTCGGTTCCCGGCGTACGGCGGGCACGGGTGCGGATCCGGCGGCGGGGCGCCGAGTGGCGGCCGCGGGTGGTGGCCACCGGGGACCCGGCGGCGCGCCCCGAGGTCGAGTTCGCCGTGCACCAGGAGCTGCATCGGCTGGCCGCGCCCCGCCCCGGCCGGATCGACGTACGGCTGCTTCCCCGCCGGGGGGCGGCGTGACCAACGCCGCGCACCGCGTGCTGTGGACCGTTGTGGCTCTGCTGCTGGTCGCGGTCGGCGGGGTCACGCTGGCGCTGAACCTCGGCCGGCTTCCCGGCGGCGACCCCGGTGGGGTCCTGCTCAGCCCCGGGATGCGCCGCGCCTGGCGGATCAGCGCGCCCTGGGGCGCCCTCGCCGCGGTGGTCGCCGGCGTGCTGGCCGCCCTGGCCGGGCAGTGGCTGCTCGGGCGAGAACTCCGCGCCGCCCGTGGCCCGCTGCGCCGCATGCTGGCCCATTCGGGGCGTCGGCGCGGGCGGACCAGGGTGCCCGCGCCGGCGCTGGCCCGGGCGCTGGAGCGGGACCTGACCGGGGATCCGCGCATCCGGCGGGCGCGGGTGGTGCTGAGCGGCGACCCGCCCCGGCCCGACCTGTGGATCCGGGTCGACATCGCGGCCGGCGCGCGGACCTCCGGCCTGCGCGACCACGTGGCCACCGCGGTCGGCCGGTACGTCGAGACCGCCGGCGAGCGCCCCGCGCACCTCGACGTGACCGCACGGATCGATCCCGGCCAGGCATGATCGACGGCAGCGGCGGCGTACGGACGCCGGCCGCTGGCGCGATCGCGGGAACTGCGAGGTGGGACGTGCGGGTGGTGTCGCTGGTGCCGTCGCTGACCGAGGCGGTCGCGGCGACGCTGCCCGGCGTGCTGGTGGGGGCCACCGACTGGTGCACCCACCCCGCCGGGCTGGACGTCCCGCGGGTCGGCGGCAGCAAGTACCCGGACCTCGACCGGGTGCTCGCGCTCCGGCCCGACCTCGTGCTGCTCAACGTCGAGGAGAACCGCCGCGCGGACGCCGACGCGCTGGTGGCGG from Micromonospora sp. WMMD812 harbors:
- a CDS encoding Asp23/Gls24 family envelope stress response protein — its product is MTDRTDRGHTRINPEAVARVAAHAARQVPGVYALVPVPARPHGVAVRLDDHVASVDVDLVAWYGRSVLAVADAVRDAVIDRVRASTGLAVREVTVTVDDLVVPGPDVPVPR
- a CDS encoding DUF2726 domain-containing protein — its product is MTSTSDDGAWLRALPPAGGRTAVLTRAGHRVHAGHRLGELVQGRPPGITGHQWSTASREGFDLVVCSADTGRPLVAVEIGPAAPAGSAAQRAERMKSAVSAAVGLPVLRVESPTLRAADHGRRIVEYVLDARGYAAAAGEASEPGDPEEPGPVAFREILGRLPDGRTGHVNDLGALARAAAVEAYVSRRLVDPIVRGLHVRWAGGPAEGWSWVEVRPGRCLVERVSVWEHRFSCGIDPARLAEDLAAVAVGERLRDPEAVEPELVPRDALRAEIVELSARRDDLVGGFAFDHLCAD
- a CDS encoding DUF6286 domain-containing protein, yielding MRTANRLATLLLATALLGAGALVVVEGLLAVAGRAPLLVDRARWARALGATRWDDPAVRASAVALILVGLAVLAAELRRWSPRRLDAGEGWHLHRRSVERRLAVAVRSVPGVRRARVRIRRRGAEWRPRVVATGDPAARPEVEFAVHQELHRLAAPRPGRIDVRLLPRRGAA